The following DNA comes from Brassica oleracea var. oleracea cultivar TO1000 chromosome C5, BOL, whole genome shotgun sequence.
TATTTAACAACCAGAAGTTTGGCAATCACAAGCAAATGCGACAAAGCACCGAATGAATGAGCCTTTTAACAGAACAAACATGGAAGCATACATAATCTTGGGTACACTACTCCCATACAACACAACCACTCAAACTTAATAAAACATATGGGAGGCAATCATACTTCACAAAGAATAAACATTTTAGAAACACTAAAACGATAGAAAAAACAAGTGTTTCCTTACGAATCTACAACAAGCGACGATGATGCAACTTTAAACTATCATTTGTTGGAAGGAGATTAGAACATATACTACATACGGTAGAGAGTCGCAGAAAAACGAGTGTGCCGTAACAAGGCACGAGAGAACACTCAAAAGATATCATCAAAATAAACAAGATCCTAAAGACAGTTTGTGCATCTGCGTTATATTCGTTTTGTTGTTCGGTGCAGCCGCAGAAAAATTCTTTTGATTAGTGTTTTCACTCCACACGACCATCAAATCAAACGACAAACGTAACTAGGAATATGATTTTCTTTTATTATTTTGTTTTTTGGCATGATAACGAAACGACGACGTAGCAGCGAAGCCAAGAGGTGAGGGTAATCACGTCAATTGACACAGTGGTTTCGACGTAACCCTAATCTATAAAGTTGATTTGCAGCGCCGAGAGTATGCCACTGCCACAGCTTCCAGAGACGAGCGTCCTTAATCCCTAGCATTTCGTCTCTCGTCATCCATTGTTGAACATGGTAAGCTCTTTCTCTCCAATCACTAATTGATAAACTTGTTAGGATCAGATTATTTTTAGATTCCGCTTAGGCTATCTATAAACTTGTTAGATTCTTCTCTTGATATCTAGTGCTGGGAGTGACATGATTGTGAGTTTCTGAATCGTTATGTAGAGTAGCGATGGTTATTGGGGGTTAGATGAATTTACTAATACCTGTTTCTTCATATCTGTTTTGATCTTTTATAGTCGAGGAGAAAGACCAGAGAGCCCAAGGAGGAAACCGTCACTCTCGGACCCGCTGTTCGTGACGGAGAGCAAGTGTTCGGTGTTGTTCACATCTTTGCATCTTTCAATGACACTTTCATTGTAAGTTATCCTCTGGATGTTATATTACTATAACGCACCAGCATATATGATGACTCTGTTGTTAATTTTGCTTGCAGCATGTGACTGATCTTTCGGGAAGAGAAACCCTCGTTCGTATCACCGGTGGGATGAAGGTCAAGGCTGACCGCGACGAGTCCTCTCCTTATGCTGCTATGCTTGCTGCTCAAGATGTTGCTCAGAGATGCAAGGTCTGCAAACTTTTTCAGGATCCATGCTTTTTTTTAATAATGATTATCCTAATAATTTTACAATCCTGTATTTGACAGGAGCTTGGCATTACCGCGATGCACGTGAAGCTCCGTGCCACTGGAGGAAACAAAACCAAGACTCCAGGCCCTGGTGCTCAGTCTGCTCTCAGAGCCCTTGCTCGTTCTGGCATGAAGATTGGTCGTATAGGTAAGAAAGAAACTGAACCCTCTTTTTTTAAGATAATTGTGCGTTTTGGTTGAGAGGAGTCTTTGTTGAATGTATTTTGCAGAGGATGTGACTCCAATTCCCACCGACAGTACACGTAGAAAGGGTGGACGTAGAGGAAGAAGACTTTGATTTCCTAATGGTTCAAGTTGTGCCCTTGACTCTGGTAGTTTCTTGGGTTCACTCTTCGAAGTTAGTTGTGTCTCGTTCCATTTTATCTTTCATGTTGCTTCTAAAACATTATAAGTTGTGTCTTTCTTCAACGTTGTAACTTTTGCATTTGGAGTTTTGGGAATGAGAAAAACTTATAGTGACTCTAATCGCGTTGTATTACTAATACTTAGGGTATGAATGGTGTACGGGGAATAATGCATTTCCTAATGTTCCTATAAAAAATCATCATTCACAAGGAATAATAATTTCTTCGCAAGGAATAATAATTTCTTTTTTTTTGTAGAGAATTAAAAGACAACTATTTTCTGTTAAATTTGAGAAGAAACACCATCCATATAAAAATCTATGCGGATAGACATTGGTTGATAAACACACAGATGACAGAATCTAACATGGTTGGGAATATCTCAAATGCAACCTTCAAGCATCTGTACATAGTTTTTAAAAATATCAAAGTAGGAGGAGGAATAACCAACGCAACTCTTGTATCCATAA
Coding sequences within:
- the LOC106292678 gene encoding 40S ribosomal protein S14-2, whose product is MSRRKTREPKEETVTLGPAVRDGEQVFGVVHIFASFNDTFIHVTDLSGRETLVRITGGMKVKADRDESSPYAAMLAAQDVAQRCKELGITAMHVKLRATGGNKTKTPGPGAQSALRALARSGMKIGRIEDVTPIPTDSTRRKGGRRGRRL